In Methanothermobacter sp. K4, one genomic interval encodes:
- a CDS encoding cation-translocating P-type ATPase, translating into MGCECSSCSPEEGDKDIQVIAASGALLAAGIILSFTGSLISIPLLIAAVVAAGYRIFPAAIRSVLRGRFTVNFLILIAVAGAIVLGDYTEAALVTVLYNIAEYLEEYAHRRSHRSVESLIRLRPRTARVLGDGEKIFKVEEVTVGSIIGIKPGETIPLDGTVTGGRSKVDQSNITGESLPITVQEGSEVFAGTQNLDGYLEVRVTREADNTVLAGVIETVKRAATRRSRRERFIERFASVYTPAVISLAVLTAAVPIILGGSIETWLYRALVLLVISCPCALLISTPVAMVSGMTAAARRGILIKGSEFLEAMASVRNIIFDKTGTLTEGSPRVTSVEPAERRDEVLRIAASLEKRSGHPIAEAIVDSYNGETDEVSEFESMPGKGVSGYVNGVRYTIGSPELVGASPGKGTTVYLQGPEGIAGKITLADTIRDSARKTITELRDRGIKVMMLTGDTEEVAAAVAGELGVENYHGGLLPEDKMKVIDEVRNTGPVAMVGDGVNDAPALAAADVGIAMGVRGSDVALETADITLVEDNLERIDELMDLSRRTLRTVRINTALTVTVKLSLAVLSVAGSVPLWVAVAVGDMGLSLFVIVNSLLIARY; encoded by the coding sequence ATGGGATGTGAATGCAGCTCATGCTCCCCTGAGGAGGGGGATAAAGATATACAGGTCATTGCAGCATCAGGCGCACTACTCGCAGCAGGGATCATCCTCAGCTTCACAGGCAGTCTGATATCAATTCCACTGCTAATCGCAGCAGTGGTGGCTGCCGGCTACAGGATATTCCCGGCAGCAATCAGATCAGTCCTGAGGGGACGCTTCACAGTGAACTTCCTCATACTAATAGCAGTCGCCGGTGCCATAGTACTGGGTGACTACACAGAGGCGGCCCTGGTGACGGTTCTGTATAACATTGCAGAGTACCTTGAGGAGTACGCTCACAGAAGATCCCACAGATCCGTGGAATCGCTCATAAGACTCAGGCCCAGAACAGCAAGGGTCCTCGGTGATGGGGAGAAAATTTTTAAGGTTGAGGAGGTGACGGTGGGATCCATAATCGGTATAAAACCCGGTGAGACCATTCCACTCGACGGAACCGTCACCGGGGGCAGGTCGAAGGTCGACCAGTCAAATATAACAGGGGAATCCCTTCCCATAACCGTGCAGGAGGGCAGTGAAGTATTTGCAGGTACTCAGAACCTTGATGGATACCTGGAGGTTCGGGTTACCAGGGAAGCAGATAACACTGTGCTTGCAGGTGTTATTGAAACTGTTAAAAGGGCTGCCACCAGAAGATCCCGCAGGGAGAGGTTCATAGAACGCTTTGCATCAGTTTACACTCCAGCCGTTATATCACTCGCGGTTTTAACAGCAGCAGTTCCCATCATACTGGGGGGATCCATAGAGACATGGTTGTACAGGGCCCTGGTACTCCTCGTCATCTCATGTCCATGCGCACTCCTCATATCAACACCCGTTGCAATGGTCTCAGGGATGACCGCCGCTGCAAGAAGGGGCATACTCATCAAGGGCTCGGAGTTCCTGGAGGCCATGGCATCGGTGAGAAACATAATCTTCGATAAAACAGGGACCCTCACAGAGGGATCCCCCAGGGTCACCTCGGTTGAACCCGCTGAGAGGAGGGATGAGGTCCTCAGGATCGCAGCCTCCCTTGAGAAGAGGTCAGGGCACCCCATCGCAGAGGCCATAGTGGACTCCTACAATGGAGAAACTGATGAGGTCAGTGAATTTGAGTCCATGCCCGGGAAGGGTGTTTCAGGTTACGTCAATGGTGTTAGGTACACCATTGGGAGCCCTGAGCTTGTCGGTGCCAGCCCAGGCAAGGGGACCACGGTTTACCTTCAGGGGCCAGAGGGGATAGCAGGGAAGATAACCCTTGCAGATACAATCAGGGATTCCGCCAGGAAGACAATCACAGAACTCAGGGATAGAGGAATTAAGGTCATGATGCTAACAGGGGACACCGAGGAGGTTGCAGCTGCGGTTGCAGGGGAACTTGGAGTTGAAAACTACCATGGGGGTCTTCTCCCTGAGGATAAGATGAAGGTGATTGATGAGGTGAGAAACACGGGACCCGTTGCAATGGTGGGTGATGGTGTTAACGATGCACCGGCCCTTGCAGCTGCAGATGTGGGGATAGCCATGGGTGTCAGGGGATCAGATGTGGCACTTGAAACAGCCGATATAACCCTCGTGGAGGATAACCTTGAGAGGATAGATGAACTCATGGATCTAAGCAGGAGGACCCTCCGCACCGTGAGGATCAACACGGCTTTAACGGTCACAGTTAAACTCTCCCTTGCAGTGCTTTCTGTCGCCGGATCCGTACCCCTCTGGGTTGCGGTTGCTGTGGGGGATATGGGACTGTCGCTCTTTGTTATAGTGAACAGCCTGCTCATTGCAAGGTACTGA
- a CDS encoding energy-converting hydrogenase A, subunit R, whose amino-acid sequence MITLNRVFVTDCEGPVSLNDNAFEAAAHFMPEGDRFFRKVSEFDDILADEIKRPGYNAGDTLKLIVPFLVAYGVTDEKLIEFSEETLKLVPGAEETLELAMQLMPSYIISTSYRHYIEALCRRTGFPIENTRHTTLTLNVPLGDDEREMLMKLREEVIDGDFQDLDEIFFRKIPEMRIGRLLDEVRTVGGDGKRVALKGILSELGLTEKAAMYVGDSITDVEPLRELRGKGIPISFNGNGYALREAEVAVISRDARALLPLVDLHSRFGRDYVMEFVKAYSDDPERALESFRVDFRVAERFENIFRDAYPTITPVDDTDELVEESLAVRKRVRGEDVGSLG is encoded by the coding sequence ATGATAACCTTGAATAGGGTCTTTGTGACAGACTGCGAGGGTCCGGTTTCACTGAACGACAACGCCTTCGAGGCCGCGGCCCACTTCATGCCCGAAGGTGACAGGTTCTTCAGGAAGGTCAGCGAATTTGATGACATACTGGCAGATGAGATAAAGAGGCCAGGCTACAATGCAGGGGACACCCTGAAGCTCATAGTACCCTTCCTGGTGGCCTATGGTGTCACCGATGAGAAACTCATTGAGTTCTCAGAGGAGACCCTCAAACTTGTACCCGGGGCAGAGGAGACCCTCGAGCTTGCCATGCAGCTCATGCCATCCTACATCATAAGCACAAGTTACAGGCACTACATAGAGGCCCTCTGCAGGCGCACAGGCTTCCCCATTGAGAACACCCGCCACACCACCCTCACCCTCAACGTCCCCCTGGGGGATGATGAAAGGGAGATGCTCATGAAACTCAGGGAGGAAGTCATTGATGGTGACTTCCAGGACCTGGATGAGATATTCTTCCGGAAGATACCTGAGATGAGGATAGGGAGGCTCCTTGATGAGGTAAGGACTGTTGGTGGGGACGGTAAGAGGGTCGCCCTGAAAGGTATACTCTCTGAACTTGGTTTAACAGAGAAGGCGGCCATGTACGTGGGTGACAGCATAACAGATGTCGAGCCCCTCAGGGAACTCAGGGGTAAGGGTATACCCATATCATTCAACGGCAACGGTTACGCCCTCAGGGAGGCTGAGGTGGCAGTCATATCCCGGGACGCAAGGGCCCTCCTGCCACTTGTGGACCTCCATTCAAGGTTCGGGAGAGACTACGTAATGGAATTCGTTAAGGCATATTCAGATGACCCTGAACGGGCCCTTGAATCCTTCAGGGTGGACTTCAGGGTTGCTGAGAGATTCGAGAACATATTCCGGGACGCCTACCCCACCATCACACCGGTGGATGATACCGATGAACTCGTTGAGGAGAGCCTGGCAGTCAGGAAGAGGGTAAGAGGGGAGGATGTGGGGTCCCTGGGCTGA
- a CDS encoding HPP family protein codes for MKVKEIMDKEFIAVSPGDRVVDVSLKMEKTRKFTTPVVDEEGKLVGWVTSFDVMRGLRDGVELVSDVMQPPERIVHVNENDPARLAVLETAHHKLVSVPVLDDEGRVVGVVRSFDIVETLSQLYEIKVSKIFEAMNRELKGVSWDELMEAAAIITRRRTGKRIKPKEYEERIRNSTFGEAIWATGGLEKFFVGLIAIGELVIARKIARARK; via the coding sequence ATGAAAGTTAAGGAGATAATGGATAAGGAGTTTATAGCAGTCTCCCCTGGGGACCGGGTTGTTGATGTATCCCTGAAGATGGAGAAGACAAGGAAATTCACAACACCGGTTGTGGATGAGGAGGGTAAACTTGTTGGATGGGTTACAAGCTTTGATGTTATGAGGGGACTCAGGGATGGAGTTGAACTTGTATCCGACGTTATGCAGCCCCCTGAGAGGATAGTCCACGTCAATGAGAACGACCCTGCGCGGCTGGCAGTCCTTGAAACAGCCCACCACAAACTTGTGAGTGTCCCTGTGCTGGATGATGAGGGAAGGGTTGTTGGTGTTGTGAGGTCCTTTGACATCGTTGAGACCCTCTCACAGCTCTATGAGATCAAGGTCTCCAAGATATTCGAGGCAATGAACCGTGAACTCAAGGGTGTTAGCTGGGACGAACTCATGGAGGCCGCCGCAATCATCACAAGGAGACGCACAGGTAAGAGGATCAAGCCTAAGGAGTACGAGGAGAGGATCAGGAACTCCACATTTGGTGAGGCCATATGGGCTACAGGTGGTCTTGAAAAGTTCTTTGTCGGTCTGATAGCCATAGGTGAACTTGTGATTGCAAGGAAGATTGCAAGGGCAAGGAAATAA
- a CDS encoding 4Fe-4S binding protein yields the protein MDIVFKKKLDDLQRDVALKSMDLEESPEEVSVELGRCRVRDKFIDITPKCVRCNLCVEECPVDAISDSSASRAARILDNCVKCEICAQTCPVRCINVVESTATIDEDVTYNLEYVTIPHRTLRMRDIQVTDKCTACGTCERFCPTGAIRVGETANVDGSICIGCGACVNVCPADAIKLERELGPVIETRRLIVDQDACVECLVCEENCPTGAIRIEDGEVVVDGDKCILCEVCSSKCPVAALKLERLSDES from the coding sequence ATGGATATAGTCTTTAAAAAGAAACTGGATGATCTCCAGAGGGATGTTGCACTGAAGTCGATGGACCTTGAGGAGAGCCCTGAGGAAGTCAGCGTGGAACTTGGAAGGTGCAGGGTTCGTGACAAATTCATAGACATAACACCCAAGTGCGTCAGGTGCAACCTCTGCGTTGAGGAATGCCCTGTTGATGCCATATCAGATTCATCTGCTTCAAGGGCCGCAAGGATACTTGATAACTGTGTTAAATGCGAGATATGTGCCCAGACATGCCCCGTGAGATGCATAAATGTTGTTGAGAGCACAGCCACCATTGATGAGGATGTCACATATAACCTTGAATACGTGACGATCCCACACAGAACACTCCGCATGAGGGATATCCAGGTTACAGATAAATGCACCGCCTGCGGCACCTGTGAGAGATTCTGCCCCACAGGCGCCATAAGGGTGGGGGAAACTGCGAATGTTGATGGATCCATCTGCATTGGATGCGGTGCCTGCGTCAACGTGTGCCCTGCAGATGCCATAAAACTTGAAAGGGAACTTGGACCTGTCATTGAGACCCGTAGGCTCATTGTTGATCAGGATGCATGTGTTGAGTGCCTTGTATGTGAGGAGAACTGTCCCACCGGCGCCATAAGGATCGAGGATGGGGAAGTTGTTGTTGATGGAGATAAATGTATCCTCTGTGAGGTCTGTTCGTCTAAGTGTCCTGTGGCAGCACTTAAACTGGAGAGGTTGTCAGATGAAAGTTAA
- a CDS encoding formylmethanofuran--tetrahydromethanopterin N-formyltransferase — MEINGTLIEDTFSEAFTGRCVRATITARDMETVRRAAYDSTATPGAVIGRVEGGVESFLSADETPDGRPGATVQFYYALPDLEKFQVELSYRIRQDILVKPFTALYNSTPDPEGYMDMMKHVGHCGDGYEWIEEFNGREMINVPIAVPDFKIESKLGYRDAVMGANFWYMCRDPETVLEAGRAAINAIGEVEGVVTPFDICSAASKPETNYPWIGPTTNHPYCPSLRDLLGDDSRVPEGVGYIPEIVINGLSLEALEEAMRVGIEAVCRYDGVLMVSAGNYDGKLGDHRIDLHGVL, encoded by the coding sequence ATGGAGATTAACGGAACGTTGATCGAGGATACATTCTCAGAGGCCTTCACAGGAAGGTGTGTGAGGGCAACCATAACGGCCCGTGACATGGAAACCGTGAGGAGGGCGGCCTACGATTCAACTGCAACCCCAGGCGCTGTTATAGGGAGAGTTGAGGGTGGCGTTGAATCATTCCTCTCGGCTGATGAAACACCAGATGGGAGGCCAGGGGCCACTGTACAGTTCTACTACGCCCTCCCTGACCTGGAGAAGTTCCAGGTCGAACTCTCCTACAGGATCAGGCAGGATATACTGGTGAAGCCATTCACAGCCCTCTACAATTCCACACCCGACCCTGAAGGGTACATGGATATGATGAAGCATGTGGGCCACTGCGGGGACGGTTATGAGTGGATTGAGGAGTTCAATGGTCGTGAAATGATCAACGTCCCCATAGCGGTTCCTGACTTTAAGATCGAATCAAAGCTGGGTTACAGGGATGCGGTGATGGGGGCCAACTTCTGGTACATGTGCAGGGACCCTGAAACCGTCCTTGAGGCTGGAAGGGCCGCTATAAATGCTATAGGTGAGGTTGAGGGTGTTGTAACACCCTTTGATATCTGCTCGGCCGCCTCCAAGCCTGAGACGAATTACCCCTGGATAGGCCCCACAACCAACCACCCCTACTGTCCAAGCCTGAGGGACCTCCTGGGTGATGATTCAAGGGTACCTGAGGGCGTCGGGTACATACCGGAGATAGTCATAAATGGCCTGTCCCTGGAGGCCCTTGAGGAGGCCATGAGGGTGGGTATAGAGGCTGTGTGCCGCTACGACGGTGTCCTGATGGTATCCGCAGGTAACTATGACGGTAAACTTGGGGATCACAGGATAGACCTTCACGGTGTTCTCTGA
- a CDS encoding carbohydrate kinase family protein produces MLFDAVGLGALNMDQLHMVERIAGPDEEVFVRDMVESCGGSAANTIIGLARLGLRTAFIGKVAGDREGSILRENLQGEGVADYVAVSERGRSGRVMGFVDPQGNRALYVDPGVNDTLSMDEVQVEALKTRLLHLTSFAGSGIRVQREVLEVIDDSVTVSLDPGHLYAERDVSELEGILERTDILLVNRRELELMTGSTDPAGASAELGVDVVVMKMGSEGVRAFNGSEVMVEALETTCRDTTGAGDAFNAGFLYSWLSGHELDVSCLFGNYIASRCIEGYGATSSLPGREALEVLEGYLMGDAHPDTRRNSKK; encoded by the coding sequence ATGTTATTTGATGCAGTGGGCCTCGGGGCCCTTAACATGGACCAGCTCCACATGGTTGAGAGGATAGCGGGACCCGACGAGGAGGTCTTTGTCCGCGATATGGTGGAGTCCTGCGGTGGATCAGCAGCCAACACCATAATAGGCCTTGCAAGACTCGGCCTGAGGACGGCCTTCATAGGGAAGGTTGCAGGTGACAGGGAGGGTTCCATCCTCAGGGAGAACCTCCAGGGGGAGGGTGTCGCCGACTACGTTGCTGTTTCAGAGAGGGGAAGAAGTGGCCGGGTCATGGGATTCGTTGACCCCCAGGGAAACAGGGCGCTCTACGTGGACCCGGGGGTTAACGACACCCTCAGCATGGATGAGGTCCAGGTGGAGGCACTTAAAACCAGACTCCTTCACCTCACATCCTTCGCAGGATCAGGTATCAGGGTCCAGAGGGAGGTCCTGGAGGTCATAGATGATTCCGTGACAGTGAGCCTCGACCCGGGTCACCTCTATGCAGAGCGGGATGTATCCGAACTTGAGGGTATCCTTGAGAGGACAGACATCCTCCTGGTTAACCGGAGGGAACTGGAGCTCATGACAGGATCCACTGACCCTGCCGGGGCATCGGCTGAACTGGGGGTTGACGTGGTTGTCATGAAGATGGGCTCTGAGGGTGTCAGGGCCTTCAATGGTTCAGAGGTGATGGTTGAGGCACTTGAGACCACATGCAGGGATACAACGGGCGCCGGGGACGCATTCAATGCAGGTTTCCTCTACTCGTGGCTTTCAGGACATGAACTGGATGTATCATGCCTGTTTGGAAACTACATAGCATCAAGGTGTATAGAGGGCTACGGTGCCACATCGTCCCTCCCAGGGAGAGAGGCACTTGAGGTTCTGGAGGGGTACCTCATGGGGGACGCCCATCCAGATACACGCAGAAATTCCAAAAAATAA